The following are encoded together in the Geobacter sulfurreducens PCA genome:
- a CDS encoding RrF2 family transcriptional regulator — protein MISKKTKYALKAMLYLARERDKGPILIADLARDERIPKKFLELILLALKNAGVLQSKKGKGGGYYLAQSPREISMGRIIRILEGPLAPVQCVSETSYSRCEECDDEWSCGIRLVMKDVRDAMATILDGATLADVLERVEREKQKKDGVLFYTI, from the coding sequence ATGATATCGAAAAAGACAAAATACGCGCTCAAGGCGATGCTTTACCTGGCCCGGGAGCGGGACAAGGGCCCGATCCTCATTGCCGACCTGGCGCGGGACGAGCGGATTCCCAAGAAGTTCCTGGAGCTGATCCTGCTGGCCCTCAAGAACGCGGGGGTGCTCCAGAGCAAGAAGGGGAAGGGGGGCGGCTACTACCTCGCCCAGTCCCCGCGGGAGATCAGCATGGGCCGGATCATCCGCATCCTGGAGGGCCCCCTGGCCCCGGTCCAGTGCGTGAGCGAGACCTCCTACTCCCGGTGCGAGGAGTGCGACGACGAGTGGAGCTGCGGCATTCGGCTCGTCATGAAGGATGTGCGCGACGCCATGGCCACGATCCTCGACGGGGCCACCCTGGCCGATGTGCTGGAGCGGGTGGAGCGGGAAAAGCAGAAGAAGGACGGAGTGCTTTTTTACACGATCTGA
- the cysT gene encoding sulfate ABC transporter permease subunit CysT, translating to MATRPITRTTVIPGFGPALGYTVFYLSLVVLLPLSALAVKTASLTWGEFLATVAAPRVLASYRVTFGAALAAAGVNAVFGLLVAWVLVRYRVPGKRLIDALVDLPFALPTAVAGITLSSVYAANGWIGRFLEPRGIEVAFTPLGIFVAMTFIGLPFVVRTVQPVLEELEEEIEEAAACLGATRWQTFRRVLFPELFPAALTGFALAFARGVGEYGSIIFIAGNMPMVSEITPLLIITKLEQYDYAGATAIATVMLLFSFLMLLAVNLLQKWSRRHAA from the coding sequence ATGGCGACAAGACCAATCACGCGAACCACCGTCATTCCCGGCTTCGGCCCGGCCCTGGGCTACACGGTCTTCTACCTCTCCCTGGTCGTGCTCCTGCCGCTCTCGGCCCTGGCGGTGAAAACGGCCAGCCTCACCTGGGGGGAATTCCTCGCCACCGTGGCAGCCCCCCGGGTGCTGGCCTCCTACCGGGTCACCTTCGGCGCGGCCCTGGCCGCTGCCGGGGTCAACGCGGTCTTCGGTCTCTTGGTGGCCTGGGTGCTCGTGCGCTACCGCGTGCCGGGCAAGCGGCTGATCGACGCCCTGGTCGATCTCCCCTTCGCGCTCCCCACGGCCGTGGCCGGCATCACCCTGTCGTCGGTCTATGCCGCCAACGGCTGGATCGGCCGGTTCCTGGAGCCCCGGGGGATCGAGGTCGCCTTCACCCCGCTGGGGATCTTCGTGGCCATGACCTTCATCGGTCTCCCCTTTGTGGTGCGGACGGTGCAGCCGGTTCTGGAAGAGCTGGAAGAGGAGATCGAGGAGGCCGCCGCCTGCCTGGGCGCTACCCGCTGGCAGACCTTCCGCAGGGTCCTGTTCCCGGAGCTGTTCCCGGCGGCGCTGACCGGCTTTGCCCTGGCCTTTGCCCGGGGCGTGGGCGAGTACGGCTCCATCATCTTCATCGCCGGCAACATGCCGATGGTGTCCGAGATCACCCCGCTCCTGATCATCACCAAGCTGGAGCAGTACGACTATGCCGGCGCCACCGCCATCGCCACGGTGATGCTCCTGTTCTCGTTCCTGATGCTCCTGGCCGTGAACCTGCTCCAGAAGTGGAGCCGGCGCCACGCCGCCTGA
- a CDS encoding ABC transporter permease codes for MKLHNISINNLRRRRAKMLFLTVGLAVGIATIVTLMTLTASMSNDIGRKMDEFGANILITPQSNDLSMSYGGISLGRVTFDQREIRQEDLARITAIKNNKNILAVSPKVLGGVRFGDKDALLVGVDFESELKMKQWWRVFGEVPKDGAGVLLGSSAADTAHLTPGDAVTIAGRSFTVTGVLDQTGSQDDSLIFMPLADAQKLLGKEGRITLVEVAALCSGCPIGDMVVQIAEKLPEAKVTAIQQVVESRLKALDHFRRFAYAVAGVVIFIGSLIVFVTMMGSVNERTTEIGVFRAIGFRRSHIIRIILLEAALVSVLAGLVGYAAGMGGATVALPFMAESKDAVLVWDSTVLAGSVLLSLVVGMLASLYPALHASRMDPTEALRAL; via the coding sequence ATGAAGCTGCATAACATCTCGATCAACAACCTGCGCCGCCGCCGGGCCAAGATGCTCTTTCTCACCGTGGGGCTCGCCGTGGGGATTGCCACCATCGTCACCCTCATGACCCTCACCGCCTCCATGTCCAACGACATCGGGCGCAAGATGGACGAATTCGGCGCCAATATCCTGATCACCCCCCAGAGCAACGACCTCTCCATGAGCTACGGGGGCATCAGCCTGGGCCGGGTCACCTTCGACCAGCGGGAGATCCGTCAGGAGGACCTGGCGCGGATCACCGCCATCAAGAACAACAAAAACATCCTGGCTGTATCCCCCAAGGTTCTTGGCGGGGTACGATTCGGCGACAAGGACGCCCTCCTGGTGGGGGTCGACTTCGAGAGCGAACTCAAGATGAAACAGTGGTGGCGGGTTTTCGGCGAGGTGCCCAAGGACGGCGCGGGCGTGCTCCTGGGCAGTTCCGCTGCGGACACGGCCCATCTTACCCCGGGCGACGCCGTCACCATTGCCGGACGTTCCTTCACCGTCACCGGCGTACTCGATCAGACCGGCTCCCAGGACGACTCCCTCATCTTCATGCCCCTGGCCGACGCCCAGAAACTGCTGGGCAAGGAAGGGCGGATCACCCTGGTGGAAGTGGCGGCCCTCTGCTCCGGCTGCCCCATCGGCGACATGGTGGTGCAGATCGCCGAAAAGCTCCCCGAAGCAAAGGTCACCGCCATCCAGCAGGTGGTCGAGTCGCGGCTCAAGGCCCTGGACCATTTCCGCCGCTTCGCCTACGCCGTGGCCGGCGTGGTCATCTTCATCGGCTCACTCATCGTCTTCGTCACCATGATGGGGAGCGTCAACGAGCGCACCACCGAGATCGGCGTGTTCCGCGCCATCGGCTTCCGCAGGAGCCACATCATCCGGATCATCCTGCTGGAGGCGGCCCTGGTGAGCGTCCTGGCCGGGCTCGTCGGCTACGCCGCCGGCATGGGCGGGGCCACCGTGGCGCTCCCGTTCATGGCCGAAAGCAAGGACGCCGTCCTGGTCTGGGATTCTACGGTCCTGGCCGGGTCGGTCCTCCTCTCCCTGGTGGTGGGGATGCTGGCGAGCCTCTACCCGGCGCTCCACGCCAGCAGGATGGACCCCACCGAGGCGCTCAGGGCGCTGTAA
- a CDS encoding HesA/MoeB/ThiF family protein — translation MFTDQQIERYSRHIILKEVGGKGQKKLLDGKVMVIGAGGLGAPIALYLAAAGVGTIGIADADVVDLSNLQRQVIHFTPDVGKPKVESAREKMEAINPDVRVRTYQEWISAANIARIIADYDFVIDGTDNFAAKFLVNDACVLAGTPYSHGGILQFDGQTLTVKPGESPCYRCIFPAPPPKDAIPTCARAGVIGVLPGVLGTIQATEAIKYLLGQGDLLTGRLLTYNALRMRFREVPVKKSARCPVCGDNPTITELVDELDIETS, via the coding sequence ATGTTCACCGACCAACAGATCGAGCGCTATTCCCGCCACATCATCCTGAAGGAGGTGGGGGGCAAGGGGCAGAAGAAGCTCCTGGACGGGAAGGTGATGGTGATCGGCGCCGGCGGGCTCGGGGCCCCCATCGCCCTCTACCTGGCCGCGGCCGGGGTCGGCACCATCGGCATTGCCGACGCCGACGTGGTGGACCTCTCCAACCTCCAGCGGCAGGTGATCCACTTCACCCCCGACGTGGGCAAGCCCAAGGTGGAATCGGCCCGGGAGAAGATGGAGGCCATCAACCCCGATGTGAGGGTGCGGACCTACCAGGAGTGGATCTCCGCCGCCAACATCGCCCGGATCATTGCCGACTACGACTTCGTCATCGACGGCACCGACAACTTCGCCGCCAAGTTCCTCGTCAACGACGCCTGCGTCCTGGCCGGCACGCCGTACTCCCACGGCGGCATCCTCCAGTTCGACGGCCAGACCCTGACCGTGAAGCCGGGGGAATCCCCCTGCTACCGCTGCATCTTCCCGGCCCCGCCGCCAAAGGACGCCATCCCCACCTGCGCCCGGGCCGGGGTCATTGGCGTGCTCCCGGGCGTGCTCGGCACCATCCAGGCCACCGAGGCGATCAAGTACCTGCTCGGCCAGGGAGACCTCCTCACCGGCCGGCTCCTCACCTACAACGCCCTGCGGATGCGCTTCCGCGAAGTGCCGGTGAAGAAGAGCGCCCGGTGCCCGGTCTGCGGCGACAATCCCACCATCACGGAACTGGTGGACGAGCTCGACATCGAGACCTCCTGA
- a CDS encoding amidohydrolase has protein sequence MRAPDLILHNGSITTLDPSLPQVSAVAITDGRITAAGGEELLASAGRDTVRIDLKGRRAIPGLNDSHIHVIRGGLNFTMELRWDGVPSLALALEMLREQARRTPPPQWVRVIGGWTEFQFVERRMPTLDEINRVSPDTPVFVLHLYDRALVNGAGLRALGYTKDTPDPPGGEIQRDRAGNPTGLLIAKPNALILYASLAKGPKLGFDDQVTSTRHFMRELNRLGITSCIDAGGGFQNYPDDYRVIEHLAERDELTLRIAYNLFTQRPKEEYDDFARWITMTGPGKGSDVYKMNGAGEMLVFSAADFEDFLEPRPDLMPAMEEELKKVVALLVEHRWPFRLHATYDESISRFLAVFEAVDREIPFRGLRWFFDHAETISNRNLERVRRLGGGIAIQDRMAFQGEYFVARYGAEAAKRTPPIARMLAMGIPVGAGTDATRVSSYNPWLSLYWLVSGKTVGGLPLYDDANRLDRTAALRLYTEGSSWFSGDNGSKGALIAGRHADLAVLSADYFAVPEARIKDIESVLTIMGGKIVHASDEFAPLAPPLPPVSPDWSPVASYGGYHGNAAVSTGLRREPCVCHSHSPAWSGPDPRFWGIGCDCFAF, from the coding sequence ATGCGAGCACCTGACCTGATTCTGCATAACGGATCCATCACGACCCTCGATCCGTCCCTGCCGCAGGTGTCCGCAGTAGCCATTACTGACGGACGGATTACCGCGGCAGGCGGCGAGGAACTCCTGGCCTCCGCGGGCCGGGACACGGTACGGATCGACCTGAAGGGGCGCCGGGCCATTCCCGGCCTCAACGACTCCCACATCCACGTGATCCGCGGAGGCCTCAACTTCACCATGGAACTGCGCTGGGACGGCGTTCCGTCCCTGGCCCTGGCCCTGGAGATGCTCAGGGAGCAGGCCCGGAGAACCCCGCCGCCCCAGTGGGTGCGCGTGATCGGCGGCTGGACCGAGTTCCAGTTCGTGGAGCGCCGGATGCCGACGCTCGACGAGATCAACAGGGTATCGCCCGATACGCCGGTGTTCGTGCTGCATCTCTATGATCGCGCCCTGGTCAACGGGGCCGGCCTGAGAGCGCTCGGCTACACGAAAGACACCCCTGACCCGCCGGGAGGAGAGATCCAGCGGGACAGGGCGGGCAACCCGACCGGGCTCCTGATCGCGAAGCCAAATGCCCTGATCCTCTACGCCAGCCTGGCCAAGGGGCCGAAGCTCGGTTTCGACGATCAGGTCACATCGACCCGCCACTTCATGCGCGAGCTGAACCGCCTCGGCATCACCAGCTGCATCGACGCCGGCGGGGGCTTCCAGAACTACCCGGACGATTACCGGGTCATCGAGCATCTGGCCGAACGGGACGAGCTGACCCTGCGGATTGCCTACAACCTCTTCACCCAGCGGCCCAAAGAGGAATACGACGACTTTGCCCGCTGGATAACCATGACCGGGCCGGGAAAGGGCAGCGACGTCTACAAAATGAACGGCGCCGGCGAGATGCTGGTCTTTTCGGCCGCCGATTTCGAGGATTTCCTGGAACCGCGCCCCGATCTCATGCCGGCGATGGAGGAGGAACTCAAGAAGGTGGTCGCCCTGCTGGTGGAGCACCGGTGGCCGTTCCGGCTCCACGCCACCTATGACGAGTCGATCTCCCGCTTCCTGGCCGTCTTCGAGGCGGTGGACCGGGAGATCCCGTTTCGGGGGCTGCGCTGGTTCTTCGACCATGCCGAGACCATCTCGAACCGGAATCTGGAGCGGGTCCGGCGCCTGGGCGGCGGCATTGCCATCCAGGACCGGATGGCGTTCCAGGGCGAGTACTTCGTGGCTCGCTACGGTGCCGAGGCAGCCAAGCGGACCCCGCCCATCGCCCGGATGCTCGCCATGGGCATCCCGGTGGGAGCGGGCACCGACGCCACGCGGGTTTCCAGCTACAACCCCTGGCTTTCCCTCTACTGGCTGGTGAGCGGGAAGACCGTGGGCGGGCTGCCGCTGTATGACGACGCCAATCGGCTCGACCGGACCGCCGCCCTCAGGCTCTACACCGAGGGGAGCTCCTGGTTCTCCGGCGACAACGGCAGCAAAGGGGCGCTCATCGCGGGCCGGCACGCCGACCTGGCGGTGCTGTCGGCGGACTACTTCGCCGTTCCCGAGGCGCGGATCAAAGACATCGAGTCCGTGCTGACCATCATGGGCGGGAAGATCGTTCACGCGAGCGACGAATTCGCCCCGCTGGCTCCGCCGCTGCCGCCGGTCAGCCCCGATTGGTCGCCGGTGGCTTCGTACGGCGGATACCACGGCAATGCCGCCGTTTCCACCGGCCTGCGGCGTGAGCCGTGCGTGTGCCACAGCCACAGCCCGGCATGGTCCGGCCCTGACCCCCGTTTCTGGGGGATCGGCTGTGACTGCTTCGCGTTCTGA
- a CDS encoding LysR family transcriptional regulator has translation MELRHLRYFAATAEELNFTRAANRLHISQPAVSRLIKELECELGAQLFTRERFGLRLTAAGEKFLFYARRVLQDCEEGIRAVRENGLNHQKLTIGFISTAMESFLSDALVRLSQERPDIDVTVNEMSPGDQIAALRYRQIDLGFIGNPHDGAGDEFELYVLREVPLVAVLPVRHRLAGRSEICIGELEGDTFIGYLEDKFPGRNRVISTACARAGFRPKFELKAGSLIEVLGMIGTGKGVCLMPSDVAGLPHPNVAFIPLRDPLDPVRLAAAWLPGNTNPALHQLIAILAADCSSDTGRTSR, from the coding sequence ATGGAACTCAGACACTTGCGATACTTTGCCGCTACGGCGGAAGAGCTCAATTTCACCCGGGCCGCCAACAGGCTCCACATATCGCAGCCCGCGGTCAGCCGCCTGATCAAAGAGCTGGAATGCGAGCTGGGAGCCCAGCTCTTTACCCGGGAACGGTTTGGTTTGCGTCTGACTGCGGCAGGAGAGAAGTTTCTTTTTTACGCGCGCCGCGTTCTGCAGGATTGCGAGGAGGGAATACGTGCGGTCAGGGAAAATGGGCTGAATCACCAGAAGCTCACCATCGGCTTCATCTCGACCGCCATGGAGTCGTTTCTCAGCGACGCCCTCGTGAGGCTGTCCCAGGAGCGGCCCGACATCGACGTCACGGTCAACGAGATGTCGCCCGGCGACCAGATTGCCGCCCTGCGCTACCGGCAAATCGATCTGGGGTTCATCGGCAACCCCCACGACGGGGCCGGGGACGAATTCGAACTGTATGTCTTGAGGGAAGTTCCCCTGGTGGCGGTGCTGCCGGTGCGCCACCGGCTGGCGGGACGTTCGGAGATATGCATCGGGGAGCTTGAAGGCGACACCTTCATCGGCTACCTGGAGGACAAGTTCCCCGGCCGGAACCGGGTCATCAGCACTGCCTGCGCCAGGGCGGGCTTCAGGCCCAAGTTCGAGTTGAAGGCCGGGTCGCTGATCGAGGTCCTGGGGATGATCGGGACGGGCAAGGGGGTATGCCTCATGCCGAGCGACGTGGCCGGCCTGCCCCATCCCAATGTAGCTTTCATCCCGCTCCGCGACCCCCTGGACCCGGTCCGCCTGGCAGCGGCATGGCTTCCCGGCAACACCAACCCCGCCCTGCACCAGCTGATCGCTATCCTCGCAGCCGACTGCTCCTCGGACACCGGTCGGACTTCACGCTGA
- the cysW gene encoding sulfate ABC transporter permease subunit CysW produces MPSSIRTRTEPAPVRWALTAGALLFLGLFLFVPLAAVFAQALEKGWGAYLAAIREPDALAAVKLTLVTAAISVPLNLVFGVVAAWAIAKFQFRGKQLLITLIDLPFSVSPVISGLIYVLLFGLQGWLGPWLQDHDAKIIFAVPGIVLATVFVTFPFVARELIPLMEAQGTDEEEAAITLGANGFQTFWRVTLPNIKWGLLYGVILCNARAMGEFGAVSVVSGHIRGETNTIPLHVEILYNEYNYAAAFAVASLLALLALVTLVLKSVVEWRMRADA; encoded by the coding sequence ATGCCATCATCCATCCGCACCCGTACCGAACCGGCCCCGGTCCGCTGGGCGCTCACCGCCGGCGCGCTCCTGTTCCTCGGCCTCTTTCTCTTCGTGCCCCTGGCCGCGGTCTTTGCCCAGGCCCTGGAAAAGGGGTGGGGCGCCTACCTGGCCGCCATCCGCGAGCCCGACGCCCTGGCGGCGGTGAAGCTGACCCTCGTCACAGCCGCCATCAGCGTTCCCCTGAACCTGGTCTTCGGCGTGGTCGCGGCCTGGGCCATCGCCAAGTTCCAGTTCCGGGGCAAGCAGCTCCTGATCACCCTGATCGATCTGCCGTTTTCGGTGTCGCCGGTCATCTCGGGCCTGATCTACGTCCTGCTGTTCGGGCTCCAGGGATGGCTCGGCCCCTGGCTCCAGGACCACGACGCGAAGATCATCTTCGCCGTGCCCGGCATCGTCCTGGCCACGGTCTTCGTCACCTTCCCCTTCGTGGCCCGGGAGCTGATCCCGCTCATGGAGGCCCAGGGCACGGACGAGGAAGAGGCGGCCATCACCCTGGGGGCGAACGGCTTCCAGACCTTTTGGCGGGTGACCCTCCCCAACATCAAGTGGGGGCTCCTTTACGGGGTGATCCTGTGCAACGCCCGGGCAATGGGCGAGTTCGGCGCGGTCTCGGTGGTTTCCGGCCATATCCGGGGCGAGACCAACACCATCCCCCTCCACGTGGAGATCCTCTACAACGAGTACAACTACGCCGCCGCCTTTGCCGTGGCCTCGCTCCTGGCCCTGCTGGCCCTGGTCACCCTGGTCCTGAAGAGCGTGGTCGAGTGGCGGATGCGCGCCGACGCCTGA
- a CDS encoding ABC transporter ATP-binding protein: protein MALIQINDLTRHYAGGDETVQALRGVSLTIEDGEFVTIMGQSGSGKSTLLSVLGGMNHPTAGEVEMAGVRLYELSGEQLADFRAEKLGFVFQSFHLVPYLTALENVMLPLSITRMKNRDKIAAAREALERVGLGGKADRLPNQLSGGEQERVAIARAIVKKPPIILADEPTGNLDTKTSEEVMDLFRRLNAAGHTVVMVTHNPDNCAYADRTIRLRDGLVVEDGVADATTRTAA, encoded by the coding sequence ATGGCACTCATACAAATCAATGATCTCACCAGGCACTACGCCGGCGGCGACGAGACCGTCCAGGCGCTCCGGGGCGTAAGCCTGACCATCGAAGACGGCGAGTTCGTCACCATCATGGGCCAGTCCGGATCGGGCAAGAGCACGCTCCTGTCGGTCCTGGGGGGAATGAACCACCCCACCGCCGGCGAGGTGGAAATGGCCGGAGTCCGGCTCTACGAGCTCTCCGGCGAGCAACTGGCCGACTTTCGCGCCGAGAAGCTCGGCTTCGTGTTCCAGTCGTTCCACCTGGTGCCGTACCTGACGGCCCTGGAGAACGTCATGCTTCCCCTGTCCATTACCAGGATGAAGAACCGCGACAAGATCGCTGCGGCACGTGAAGCCCTGGAGCGGGTCGGGCTGGGCGGCAAGGCCGACCGGCTCCCCAACCAGCTCTCCGGCGGCGAGCAGGAGCGGGTCGCCATCGCCCGGGCCATCGTCAAGAAGCCCCCCATCATCCTGGCCGACGAGCCCACCGGCAACCTGGACACGAAAACCAGCGAAGAGGTCATGGACCTGTTCCGCCGCCTCAACGCCGCGGGCCACACCGTTGTCATGGTCACCCATAACCCCGACAACTGCGCCTACGCCGACCGGACCATCCGCCTGCGCGACGGCCTGGTTGTCGAAGACGGCGTGGCCGACGCAACTACGCGAACCGCCGCCTGA
- a CDS encoding hydrolase: MNYTELLNPQNSAVIFIDFQPQMTFGVANIDRQTLFNNVILLAKAARIFKVPTILTTVETKSFSGNMWPQLLDIFPGQEPIERSSMNSWEDAAFVAAVKATGRKKLVMAALWTEVCLAFPALGALKAGYDVYAVEDASGGTTLTAHNAAMRRVEQAGAVPVTSLQVLLEYQRDWAHKETYNDVIAVVKEHCGAYGQGVEYAYTMVHGAPPSRGGAGH; this comes from the coding sequence ATGAACTACACCGAACTTCTCAATCCCCAGAACTCCGCGGTCATCTTTATCGATTTCCAGCCCCAGATGACCTTCGGCGTTGCCAATATCGACCGGCAAACCCTGTTCAACAACGTTATCCTGCTGGCCAAGGCGGCCAGGATCTTCAAGGTGCCGACCATCCTCACCACGGTGGAGACCAAGAGCTTCTCGGGCAATATGTGGCCCCAGCTCCTGGATATCTTCCCCGGCCAGGAACCGATCGAGCGCAGCTCCATGAACTCCTGGGAAGATGCCGCGTTCGTGGCGGCGGTGAAGGCCACCGGCAGGAAGAAACTGGTCATGGCCGCTCTCTGGACCGAGGTCTGCCTGGCATTCCCGGCCCTGGGGGCCCTCAAGGCGGGCTATGACGTCTACGCCGTGGAAGATGCCTCCGGCGGCACCACCCTGACCGCCCATAACGCTGCCATGCGCCGCGTCGAGCAGGCCGGCGCAGTCCCCGTGACCTCACTGCAGGTGCTCCTCGAATATCAACGCGACTGGGCGCACAAGGAGACCTACAACGACGTCATCGCGGTGGTGAAGGAGCATTGCGGGGCATACGGCCAAGGCGTGGAATATGCCTACACGATGGTTCATGGGGCGCCTCCCAGCAGGGGAGGCGCAGGACACTGA
- a CDS encoding sulfate ABC transporter substrate-binding protein — protein MKPIKTIAAAAAAFLALAAPLGARAEVSLLNVSYDPTRELYQDYNAAFAAHWKGKGGGPVTVKQSHGGSGKQARAVIDGLEADVVTLALAYDIDEIAGKAKLIPANWQKRLPHNSSPYTSTIVFLVRKGNPRNIRDWNDLVRPDVKVITPNPKTSGGARWNYLAAWGYALKQKGGSEATARDFVTRLYKNVPVLDSGARGATTTFVQRGQGDVLLAWENEAFLAVNELGKDKFQIVVPSVSILAEPPVTVVDKVVDRKGTRAVAEAYLKYLYTPAGQEIAAKHYYRPIDKNVAAKYAPVFPKVKLFTIDDTFGGWQAAQKKHFADGGVFDRIYGPGK, from the coding sequence ATGAAACCGATCAAGACCATCGCAGCCGCAGCCGCAGCATTCCTCGCCCTTGCCGCACCCCTGGGGGCCCGCGCCGAGGTGAGCCTCCTCAACGTCTCCTACGACCCGACCCGGGAGCTGTACCAGGACTACAACGCCGCCTTTGCCGCCCACTGGAAGGGGAAGGGCGGGGGGCCGGTCACGGTGAAACAGTCCCACGGCGGTTCGGGCAAACAGGCCCGGGCGGTCATCGACGGCCTGGAGGCCGATGTGGTTACCCTGGCACTGGCCTATGACATCGACGAAATCGCGGGAAAGGCGAAGCTGATCCCTGCCAACTGGCAGAAACGGCTGCCCCACAACAGCTCCCCCTACACCTCAACCATCGTGTTCCTGGTCCGCAAGGGGAACCCCAGGAACATCCGCGACTGGAACGACCTGGTCCGCCCCGACGTCAAGGTGATCACCCCCAATCCCAAAACCTCCGGCGGGGCCCGCTGGAACTACCTGGCCGCCTGGGGCTACGCCCTGAAGCAGAAGGGGGGGAGCGAGGCAACGGCCCGCGACTTCGTGACCAGGCTCTACAAGAACGTGCCGGTGCTCGATTCCGGTGCCCGGGGCGCCACCACCACCTTTGTCCAGCGCGGCCAGGGCGACGTGCTCCTGGCGTGGGAGAACGAGGCCTTCCTGGCCGTGAACGAACTGGGCAAGGACAAATTCCAAATTGTGGTGCCGTCGGTCAGCATCCTGGCCGAGCCGCCGGTGACGGTGGTGGACAAGGTGGTCGACCGGAAAGGGACCCGCGCGGTGGCCGAAGCGTACCTGAAGTACCTCTACACCCCGGCCGGCCAGGAGATCGCGGCCAAGCACTACTACCGTCCCATCGACAAGAACGTGGCGGCCAAGTATGCCCCGGTCTTCCCGAAGGTGAAGCTCTTCACCATCGACGACACCTTCGGCGGCTGGCAGGCGGCCCAGAAGAAGCACTTCGCCGACGGCGGGGTGTTCGACCGGATCTACGGCCCGGGCAAGTAA
- a CDS encoding sulfate/molybdate ABC transporter ATP-binding protein, with product MSIEIANVTKQFGSFTALDNVNLAVPSGELTALLGPSGSGKTTLLRIIAGLETPDAGSIRFDGEETTDRHVRERQVGFVFQHYALFRHMTVEENVAFGLTVKPRRERRPKQEIRERVHELLRLVQLEGLAARFPSQLSGGQRQRVALARALAVEPKVLLLDEPFGALDAKVRVELRRWLRRLHDEIHVTSVFVTHDQEEALEVADRIVVMNRGRIEQVGTPAEVYDQPANPFVFDFLGSVNLFHCRAEQGQARAASPDLPVGYVRSHDIEVERSQTADAVEAQVRHIQSVGPAVRVELLVRGTGKTVEAELSRDGAERLALSPGETVYARPRRIQTFVEDYQI from the coding sequence ATGAGCATCGAGATCGCCAACGTCACCAAGCAGTTCGGCAGCTTCACCGCCCTGGACAACGTGAACCTGGCCGTCCCCTCCGGGGAGCTGACCGCCCTCCTGGGCCCCTCGGGCTCGGGCAAGACCACCCTGTTGCGGATCATCGCCGGCCTGGAGACGCCGGACGCCGGCTCGATCCGCTTCGACGGCGAGGAAACCACCGACCGCCACGTGCGGGAGCGTCAGGTCGGCTTCGTGTTCCAGCACTACGCCCTGTTCCGGCACATGACCGTGGAGGAGAACGTGGCCTTCGGCCTCACCGTGAAGCCGCGCCGGGAGAGGCGGCCGAAACAGGAGATCAGGGAGCGGGTTCACGAGCTCCTGCGCCTGGTGCAGCTTGAGGGGCTTGCCGCCCGCTTCCCGTCCCAGCTCTCCGGCGGCCAGCGCCAGCGGGTGGCCTTGGCCCGGGCCCTGGCCGTGGAACCCAAGGTGCTGCTCCTGGACGAGCCCTTCGGCGCTCTGGACGCCAAGGTGCGGGTGGAGCTGCGGCGCTGGCTGCGCCGGCTCCACGACGAGATCCACGTCACCAGCGTCTTCGTCACCCACGACCAGGAAGAGGCCCTGGAAGTGGCCGACCGGATCGTGGTCATGAACAGGGGGCGGATCGAGCAGGTGGGTACCCCGGCGGAGGTCTACGACCAGCCGGCCAATCCCTTTGTCTTCGACTTCCTGGGCAGCGTCAACCTCTTCCACTGCCGGGCCGAGCAGGGACAGGCGCGGGCCGCGTCCCCGGACCTGCCGGTGGGTTATGTGCGCTCCCACGACATCGAGGTGGAGCGGAGCCAGACCGCCGACGCCGTGGAGGCCCAGGTGCGCCACATCCAGTCCGTGGGCCCGGCCGTGCGGGTAGAGCTCCTGGTGCGCGGCACCGGCAAGACCGTCGAGGCGGAACTCTCCCGCGACGGCGCCGAGCGCCTCGCCCTCAGCCCCGGCGAAACGGTCTATGCCCGGCCGCGCAGGATTCAGACCTTTGTGGAGGATTATCAGATATGA